In a single window of the Paenibacillus sp. MMS20-IR301 genome:
- a CDS encoding metal ABC transporter ATP-binding protein, whose translation MQPVSLDCHQHMIEIQDLSFSYGEQKVISNLNYTVKERDFLGIIGSNGAGKTTLLKMIVGLLPASSGEIRLFGQPVRKFKDWERIGYVPQKNAFNPLFPATVREVVLSGLYNNKNLIRRVSKAQHQKCEDALEVMRIQDIAEKRVGQLSGGQQQRVFLARALINHPDLLILDEPTVGIDAETQAGFFDLIMHMHAHHHMTFLMVSHDIDMIKNYLGSEPVQKNGKINFYCRHSHEAQDCVAEDLQHTLS comes from the coding sequence ATGCAACCGGTATCCCTGGACTGCCATCAGCATATGATCGAAATACAGGATTTGTCCTTCTCTTACGGAGAGCAGAAGGTTATATCCAATCTGAATTACACGGTAAAAGAACGTGATTTCCTTGGCATCATCGGCTCGAATGGCGCCGGCAAGACCACGCTGCTGAAGATGATTGTCGGTCTGCTGCCTGCTTCAAGCGGCGAGATCAGACTATTCGGCCAGCCGGTCCGGAAATTCAAGGACTGGGAACGGATCGGCTATGTTCCGCAGAAAAATGCCTTCAACCCCCTGTTCCCGGCCACTGTGCGTGAAGTGGTGCTGTCGGGCCTGTATAACAACAAGAACCTGATCCGCCGCGTGTCGAAGGCCCAGCACCAGAAGTGTGAGGATGCGCTTGAGGTCATGCGGATTCAGGATATTGCGGAGAAAAGAGTCGGCCAGCTGTCCGGCGGCCAGCAGCAGCGTGTTTTCCTGGCCCGCGCCTTGATCAACCATCCGGATCTGCTGATTCTGGATGAGCCTACTGTCGGTATCGACGCCGAGACCCAGGCCGGATTCTTCGACCTGATTATGCATATGCACGCCCACCACCACATGACCTTCCTGATGGTCTCGCATGATATTGATATGATCAAAAACTACCTGGGCAGCGAGCCGGTTCAAAAGAACGGCAAGATCAATTTCTACTGCCGCCACTCTCACGAGGCTCAGGATTGCGTTGCTGAGGATCTGCAGCACACGCTCTCTTAA
- a CDS encoding cytochrome c biogenesis protein CcdA gives MSSLNAGIAFAAGVASFISPCCLPLYPSYLSYITGLSVQELKSGGNSKEVRFRTLSHTLAFILGFSAVFYTLGFGAGLFGQFFNGQRDLIRQLSALLIIIMGLFLLGIFQPQFLLRERKLELKWRPAGYLGSFIFGIGFSAGWSPCIGPILTAIIALSASDPGTWFPLITAYSAGFALPFFGLAFFLGGARKILKYSSLLMKLGGGLMVFMGILLFTDQMFRITVWLQGITPEWLIF, from the coding sequence GTGTCCAGCCTTAATGCAGGAATTGCTTTTGCCGCCGGAGTGGCCTCGTTCATATCACCTTGCTGTCTGCCGCTTTATCCTTCTTATCTCTCCTATATTACGGGCCTGTCCGTACAGGAGCTGAAGAGCGGGGGAAACAGCAAAGAGGTCCGTTTCCGGACCCTTTCGCATACGCTGGCCTTTATTTTGGGCTTCTCCGCCGTCTTCTATACCTTAGGCTTCGGAGCTGGGCTGTTCGGTCAATTCTTCAACGGCCAGCGGGATCTGATCCGCCAGCTGTCGGCCCTGCTGATCATTATAATGGGCTTATTTCTGCTTGGCATATTCCAGCCGCAGTTTCTGCTGCGGGAGCGGAAGCTGGAGCTGAAATGGAGGCCGGCGGGCTACCTTGGCTCATTTATCTTCGGCATCGGCTTCTCCGCAGGCTGGTCACCGTGCATCGGGCCGATTTTAACTGCAATTATTGCCCTTTCCGCCAGTGATCCCGGCACCTGGTTTCCGCTGATAACTGCTTACAGCGCCGGATTTGCACTGCCGTTCTTCGGACTTGCTTTTTTCCTGGGCGGGGCGCGGAAGATTCTGAAATACTCCAGTCTGCTGATGAAGCTTGGCGGCGGACTGATGGTGTTCATGGGCATTCTGCTGTTCACCGACCAGATGTTCCGGATTACAGTCTGGCTGCAGGGAATCACGCCGGAGTGGCTGATTTTTTAA
- a CDS encoding Fur family transcriptional regulator, producing the protein MLSTDQILEAMSGQGLRITDQRKTLARLFGENTGYLSAKDVYEHMGRKYSGLSFDTVYRNLRVMEELGVLEQVVFEEGVKFKASCSQDHHHHHMICLQCMKTYPIHFCPMNLTDTPDQFRVVKHKFEVFGYCKDCEQTREEEAAAASHGKEGR; encoded by the coding sequence ATGCTGTCGACAGATCAAATACTGGAAGCTATGTCGGGGCAGGGGCTGCGGATTACCGATCAGCGCAAGACGCTTGCCAGATTATTTGGCGAGAATACGGGATATTTGTCGGCGAAGGATGTATATGAGCATATGGGCCGCAAATACAGCGGGCTCAGCTTTGATACAGTTTACCGCAACCTGCGTGTTATGGAGGAGCTCGGTGTGCTTGAGCAGGTGGTCTTTGAAGAGGGTGTCAAATTCAAAGCAAGCTGCAGCCAGGATCATCATCATCACCATATGATTTGCCTGCAGTGCATGAAGACTTACCCGATTCATTTCTGCCCGATGAACTTAACGGATACGCCGGACCAGTTCCGGGTGGTCAAGCATAAATTTGAGGTATTCGGGTACTGCAAGGACTGTGAACAGACCCGCGAGGAAGAAGCGGCGGCTGCCTCACACGGCAAGGAAGGCCGCTGA
- a CDS encoding stalk domain-containing protein: MNLKKLILVTALAVTQTAAAVPAIAAPAGAQVATDTVAAAVNNTQAEAAQPEPTDPLPPLTSQTPAGTTLATPTPTPAPAATPVPAATDAAVPAVTPVPTDAAIPSVTPDPASAQTITTQSLPSSGQSVNATGAGQLILMMNSNKMFRNGVPYTANQPMAVKNGVSYVSIRAMVEMVGVSYTYDAKTKEVIVTKGGSIMRFKTDSKIYTVNGSPVTMKGPAYQFKGTFMVPLTSITYALSIPYTVDNVQKRVILSLNTKPTASFSVQPTEIYAGQTVVNYVTSSSSPNGTAIVDEIWGGNKLDMYDQPGFYTVTYAVRDANGLVSDTVSKTIQVLQPNQPPVAQFTTDKDEYKMGEPVVLTDTSYDPEYEELTATWSNRALAYFNPGPTSIQLTVTDKHGLSSTFEKTINITSETLYTQDEVAKLFTVPGDVLTFDGGLIPGLPNLNYNLSSDSYTLIRSNSPETVNTEGVLYRETAFGKTRFLVHHMNNMSTRQKLYVIATNNGIYPATITTDYVGIAGPVTSPEYTGRISIQKYYQSMITGLSKTSIILQPGQSIPIMTDLNKIAMKPKEVLSLSADLTSDYPIQYNVVMVEETKDPVALLPTLPVLDRDGVHNRGTYPDSTRIINVTDVVGTTQSKLILGDNRNDLNLVGIDPMTGTEASNSGNFGVLYKIVLDRVAANTLITFNPRGGNYLGSVLVNGTIVNLPNKGSLSSSDMNAVVFRTGEYEGPVEITFSVASGSNLPVNFVFTPLPAKK, encoded by the coding sequence ATGAATTTGAAAAAACTGATTTTAGTGACAGCGCTTGCTGTGACACAAACTGCAGCAGCCGTTCCGGCGATTGCAGCACCTGCCGGTGCACAGGTGGCAACAGATACTGTTGCCGCAGCAGTCAACAACACACAGGCAGAAGCGGCTCAGCCTGAGCCTACAGATCCGCTGCCGCCGCTAACCAGCCAGACCCCTGCAGGGACAACACTGGCAACACCTACGCCGACACCTGCACCAGCGGCTACACCGGTTCCGGCAGCAACAGATGCAGCAGTACCTGCAGTTACGCCTGTACCAACAGATGCGGCAATACCGTCAGTTACTCCTGACCCTGCTTCAGCCCAGACCATCACGACGCAATCCCTGCCTTCATCCGGCCAGTCTGTGAATGCAACCGGTGCAGGCCAGCTCATTCTGATGATGAACAGCAACAAAATGTTCCGGAATGGAGTTCCGTATACGGCTAATCAGCCGATGGCAGTCAAGAACGGTGTCTCTTATGTATCCATCCGGGCCATGGTGGAAATGGTGGGTGTAAGTTACACTTACGATGCCAAGACCAAAGAAGTTATTGTGACCAAGGGCGGCAGCATTATGCGCTTTAAGACTGACAGTAAGATCTATACCGTTAACGGAAGCCCGGTTACAATGAAAGGCCCTGCCTACCAGTTCAAAGGCACCTTCATGGTTCCGTTAACCTCCATTACGTATGCACTGAGCATTCCTTACACGGTGGACAATGTGCAGAAGCGTGTAATTCTGTCGTTGAACACCAAGCCAACGGCATCCTTCTCGGTCCAGCCGACTGAAATCTATGCCGGTCAAACGGTGGTAAACTATGTGACCAGCAGCTCTTCTCCAAACGGCACTGCCATTGTGGATGAAATCTGGGGCGGCAACAAGCTCGACATGTACGACCAGCCGGGATTCTACACCGTTACTTATGCAGTACGCGATGCCAATGGTCTCGTAAGTGATACGGTCTCCAAAACGATTCAAGTCCTGCAGCCCAACCAGCCGCCTGTAGCACAGTTTACAACGGACAAAGATGAATATAAGATGGGTGAGCCGGTAGTGCTTACAGATACCAGCTATGACCCTGAATATGAAGAGCTGACAGCCACCTGGAGCAACCGTGCGCTTGCCTACTTCAACCCGGGTCCTACGTCGATTCAGCTGACTGTTACCGATAAGCACGGACTCAGCAGCACGTTCGAGAAGACCATTAACATTACAAGCGAAACGCTATATACCCAGGATGAAGTTGCGAAGCTGTTTACCGTTCCGGGGGATGTCCTCACCTTCGACGGAGGCTTGATTCCTGGACTGCCTAACCTGAACTACAATCTTTCGTCAGATAGCTACACGCTGATCCGCAGTAACAGCCCCGAAACCGTGAATACGGAAGGTGTACTGTACCGCGAAACGGCTTTCGGTAAAACACGCTTCCTTGTGCACCATATGAACAATATGAGCACACGGCAGAAGCTGTATGTTATTGCGACGAACAATGGTATATATCCTGCAACAATTACGACCGATTATGTAGGGATTGCCGGTCCGGTTACATCTCCGGAATACACAGGCAGAATTTCAATTCAGAAATACTACCAGTCCATGATTACAGGTCTGAGTAAAACCTCAATCATCCTGCAGCCGGGCCAGAGTATTCCGATTATGACGGATTTGAACAAAATTGCCATGAAGCCGAAGGAAGTTCTCTCGCTTAGTGCGGACCTGACCAGCGACTATCCTATTCAATACAATGTAGTGATGGTTGAAGAAACTAAAGATCCGGTAGCGCTGCTGCCGACACTGCCAGTTCTTGACCGTGACGGTGTGCACAACCGGGGAACTTACCCGGATTCAACCCGCATTATCAATGTGACCGATGTAGTCGGAACAACACAATCCAAACTGATCCTCGGGGACAATAGAAACGACCTCAATCTGGTCGGTATTGATCCGATGACGGGAACAGAGGCATCCAATTCCGGCAACTTCGGAGTGCTTTACAAAATTGTCCTTGACCGCGTTGCTGCGAACACGCTGATTACCTTCAATCCGCGCGGAGGCAATTATCTCGGGTCTGTTCTAGTGAACGGAACGATTGTTAACCTGCCGAATAAGGGCAGCCTGTCCAGCTCGGATATGAATGCTGTCGTCTTCCGTACCGGTGAATATGAAGGTCCGGTTGAGATCACCTTCTCGGTAGCTTCCGGCAGTAATCTGCCTGTAAACTTTGTCTTCACGCCGCTTCCGGCGAAGAAATAA
- the yidD gene encoding membrane protein insertion efficiency factor YidD codes for MAGLRRTVQAPIRVYRRFISPLKPATCRFYPTCSAYALEAIEVHGALKGSWLAARRIARCHPFHPGGLDPVPPPKARDTGDEPAHTT; via the coding sequence ATGGCCGGTTTACGCAGAACAGTACAAGCGCCAATCCGGGTGTACCGACGGTTTATTTCACCGCTGAAGCCGGCCACCTGCCGCTTCTATCCAACCTGTTCAGCTTATGCTCTGGAAGCGATCGAGGTTCACGGGGCGCTGAAGGGCTCATGGCTGGCTGCCCGGCGGATTGCCCGGTGTCACCCGTTCCATCCGGGCGGACTTGACCCGGTGCCGCCGCCTAAAGCCCGTGATACAGGGGATGAGCCGGCGCATACAACTTGA
- the splB gene encoding spore photoproduct lyase: MTLITPERPPASRPRKPTGLFIPELVFFEPDALKYPKGERIMEWVKARNIPFRMTTSHNRITNLPGETEAQQYKIAKRTLVVGLRKTLNFDQSKPSADYAIPIATGCMGHCHYCYLQTTLGSKPYIRVYVNTGDIIDAAKKYITERAPEITTFEAACTSDPLGLEHITGSLAELIEFMAEEPLGRLRFVTKYQHVEPLLQLKHNGHTRVRFSVNADYVIKNFEPATSRFEERIEAAGQIARAGYPLGFIIAPIIWHDGWEQGYAELLEKLARSLPPGTGKGLTFEMIQHRFTKTAKTVIEKRYPKSKLEMDMEKRKKKWGKWGQNKYVYPDEQQTALREFITERIFEHFPEAGIDYFT; the protein is encoded by the coding sequence ATGACCTTAATAACCCCTGAACGCCCTCCTGCCTCAAGACCGCGGAAACCTACAGGGCTGTTCATTCCGGAGCTTGTGTTCTTTGAGCCGGATGCCCTGAAATACCCCAAAGGGGAGCGGATTATGGAGTGGGTTAAAGCCCGGAATATCCCGTTCCGCATGACGACCTCGCATAACCGGATTACCAACCTGCCCGGTGAGACCGAGGCCCAGCAATACAAAATCGCCAAGCGGACACTTGTCGTCGGACTCCGCAAAACATTGAATTTTGACCAGTCCAAGCCGTCCGCCGATTATGCGATTCCGATTGCCACCGGCTGTATGGGCCATTGCCATTATTGCTATCTGCAGACCACACTCGGTTCCAAGCCCTATATCCGGGTATATGTCAATACAGGGGACATCATCGATGCTGCCAAAAAATATATCACGGAACGCGCACCGGAAATTACTACCTTCGAGGCAGCCTGTACCTCAGATCCGCTGGGTCTTGAGCATATTACCGGATCACTGGCCGAACTAATTGAGTTCATGGCTGAAGAGCCGCTCGGGCGCCTGCGTTTCGTGACCAAATACCAGCATGTCGAGCCTCTGCTTCAGCTGAAGCATAACGGCCACACCCGCGTACGCTTCAGCGTAAATGCCGATTATGTGATCAAAAATTTCGAGCCCGCCACCTCACGCTTTGAGGAGCGGATCGAGGCCGCTGGCCAGATTGCCCGGGCCGGTTATCCGCTGGGCTTCATCATCGCGCCGATCATATGGCATGACGGCTGGGAGCAGGGCTATGCGGAGCTGCTGGAGAAGCTGGCCCGGTCGCTTCCTCCGGGAACCGGCAAAGGCTTAACCTTTGAAATGATACAGCACCGCTTCACCAAGACAGCCAAGACGGTCATCGAGAAGCGTTATCCGAAATCGAAGCTGGAGATGGATATGGAGAAACGCAAGAAGAAATGGGGCAAGTGGGGCCAGAACAAGTATGTCTATCCCGACGAACAGCAAACCGCCCTGCGCGAGTTCATCACAGAGCGGATCTTCGAACATTTCCCGGAAGCGGGTATTGATTACTTCACTTAA
- a CDS encoding IS3 family transposase gives MKDHRSEFRLEKMCNTLQVSRSGYYKWLNAKASLQALRKAAVMERIRYHFDDHKKRYGSPKITRLLHQEGYTVTKRTVSVYMREMKLRSIVSKPYRVQTTDSKHSNPVAPNTLNQEFKVLKPNTVWVTDITYIPCRGGRLYLASVMDLCTREIVGWRLYNHMETSLVLDALQAAYTAKRPGEGLLHHSDRGSQYTSKEYVDQLKTYHMKSSMSRKGNCYDNACIESWHSILKKELIYCNPRFKNPEQAYDAIFQYIEFYYNRKRMHSSLGYLSPARFAKQFTKKSVA, from the coding sequence ATGAAGGACCATCGCTCCGAGTTTCGCTTGGAGAAGATGTGCAATACCCTACAGGTATCCAGGAGCGGATATTACAAGTGGCTCAATGCCAAAGCCAGTTTGCAGGCACTCCGCAAGGCAGCCGTTATGGAGCGAATCCGGTACCATTTTGACGATCATAAAAAACGGTATGGAAGTCCGAAGATCACCCGCCTGCTGCATCAGGAAGGCTATACGGTCACGAAACGCACAGTGAGTGTGTACATGCGAGAAATGAAGCTCCGCTCTATTGTATCTAAGCCATACCGTGTGCAGACGACCGATTCCAAGCATAGCAATCCCGTTGCACCAAACACACTGAACCAAGAGTTTAAGGTGCTTAAGCCCAATACCGTATGGGTCACGGACATCACGTATATCCCTTGTCGTGGAGGTCGCTTATACCTAGCTAGCGTCATGGATCTATGCACGCGAGAAATCGTAGGGTGGCGGCTGTATAACCATATGGAGACGAGCCTGGTCTTAGACGCACTGCAGGCGGCTTACACGGCGAAGCGGCCCGGCGAGGGCCTACTGCATCACTCTGACCGAGGGTCTCAATATACCTCAAAAGAATATGTCGACCAACTAAAGACATACCACATGAAATCCAGCATGAGCCGTAAAGGAAACTGCTACGATAACGCCTGCATTGAGTCTTGGCACAGTATTTTAAAGAAAGAGCTCATCTACTGTAATCCGCGCTTCAAAAACCCGGAACAGGCATATGATGCTATTTTCCAATACATTGAGTTCTATTACAATCGCAAGCGAATGCACAGCTCGCTGGGGTATCTTTCCCCCGCCCGCTTTGCTAAGCAATTCACTAAAAAATCCGTTGCGTGA
- the metG gene encoding methionine--tRNA ligase, producing MSENKTFYLTTPIYYPSDKLHIGHAYSTVAGDAMARYKRLRGYEVRYLTGTDEHGQKIEEKAGKAGKTPQEFVDGIVVGIKDLWRKLDISNDDFIRTTEERHKKVVADIFDRLLKQGDIYKGEYEGWYCISDETFYTETQLVDIERDADGNITGGKSPDSGHPVELVKEESYFFRMSKYADRLLKFYEENPEFILPESRKNEMINNFIKPGLEDLAVSRTTFDWGVKVKGDEKHVVYVWIDALTNYITALGYGSEDRSLYDKFWPADVHIVGKEIVRFHTIYWPIILMALGEPLPKKVFAHGWLLMKDGKMSKSKGNVVDPVTLIDRYGLDALRYYLLREVPFGSDGTFTPESFVDRVNYDLANDLGNLLNRTGAMVEKYFGGDLPAYAGKVTAFDGELESAVESTYAKVEEAMEKMEFSVALTAIGALISRTNKYIDETQPWVLAKDESRAGELASVMRHLVEGLRTASILLQPFLTGAPAKIWEQLGIQPGELTTWESGKSFGLIPAGTKLAKGDPIFPRLDVAQEVAYIAEAMGAGKPAAAEAAPAAAAVAPEAAAAADPEEEEHKEEIGIDDFAKAELRVAQVIAAEPVKKADKLLKLQLDLGYEQRQVVSGIAKFYTPEELVGRKVICIVNLKPVKLRGELSQGMILAASKGEQLTIATVPDSMPNGAIVK from the coding sequence ATGAGTGAGAACAAAACCTTTTACTTAACAACACCAATCTATTATCCGAGTGATAAGCTGCATATCGGCCATGCGTATTCGACCGTGGCCGGTGATGCGATGGCCCGCTACAAGCGCTTGCGCGGTTATGAGGTCCGTTATCTGACCGGCACCGACGAGCATGGCCAGAAGATTGAAGAGAAGGCCGGCAAAGCCGGCAAGACACCGCAGGAGTTCGTTGACGGGATTGTGGTCGGCATCAAGGACCTGTGGCGGAAGCTGGATATCTCCAATGATGATTTCATCCGTACAACGGAGGAGCGTCATAAGAAGGTAGTGGCGGATATTTTTGACCGGCTGCTGAAGCAGGGGGATATCTACAAAGGAGAATACGAGGGCTGGTACTGTATTTCGGATGAGACCTTCTACACCGAGACTCAGCTGGTCGACATTGAACGGGATGCGGACGGCAATATTACCGGCGGGAAAAGCCCGGACAGCGGCCATCCCGTAGAGCTGGTGAAGGAGGAAAGCTATTTCTTCCGGATGAGCAAATATGCTGACCGCCTGCTGAAGTTCTACGAGGAGAACCCGGAATTCATCCTGCCGGAATCGCGCAAGAATGAGATGATCAACAACTTCATTAAGCCGGGTCTGGAGGATCTTGCCGTATCGCGAACGACCTTCGACTGGGGCGTTAAGGTAAAAGGCGACGAGAAGCATGTAGTGTATGTCTGGATTGATGCGCTGACCAACTACATTACCGCACTCGGCTATGGCTCGGAGGACCGCAGCCTGTATGATAAGTTCTGGCCTGCGGATGTGCATATCGTCGGCAAGGAGATTGTCCGTTTCCATACGATCTATTGGCCGATCATTCTGATGGCGCTGGGTGAGCCGCTGCCGAAGAAGGTCTTCGCGCATGGCTGGCTGCTGATGAAGGACGGCAAAATGTCCAAGTCCAAAGGCAATGTAGTGGATCCTGTAACGCTGATTGACCGCTACGGCCTGGATGCCCTGCGTTATTATCTGCTGCGCGAGGTGCCATTCGGCTCGGACGGCACGTTCACACCGGAGAGCTTCGTGGACCGTGTCAACTATGACCTGGCTAACGACCTCGGCAATCTGCTCAACCGGACCGGGGCCATGGTAGAGAAATATTTCGGCGGCGATCTGCCGGCTTATGCTGGTAAAGTGACTGCATTCGACGGCGAGCTGGAGTCTGCTGTTGAGAGCACCTACGCCAAGGTAGAGGAAGCGATGGAGAAAATGGAGTTCTCCGTTGCACTGACCGCCATCGGCGCCCTGATCAGCCGGACGAACAAATATATTGACGAGACCCAGCCATGGGTGCTCGCGAAGGATGAGAGCCGGGCCGGTGAGCTGGCTTCGGTGATGCGACATCTGGTAGAAGGGCTGCGTACCGCGTCCATTCTGCTGCAGCCGTTCCTGACCGGCGCTCCGGCGAAGATCTGGGAGCAGCTGGGCATTCAGCCGGGCGAGCTCACTACTTGGGAGAGCGGCAAGTCCTTCGGCCTGATTCCAGCGGGCACCAAGCTTGCGAAGGGCGACCCGATCTTCCCGCGCCTCGATGTGGCGCAGGAGGTAGCGTACATCGCCGAAGCGATGGGAGCCGGTAAGCCGGCCGCAGCAGAGGCTGCGCCAGCTGCGGCGGCAGTGGCTCCGGAAGCGGCGGCTGCCGCTGATCCGGAGGAAGAGGAGCATAAGGAAGAAATCGGCATCGACGATTTCGCCAAAGCGGAGCTGCGCGTAGCCCAGGTCATCGCTGCCGAGCCGGTGAAGAAGGCCGACAAGCTGCTGAAGCTGCAGCTCGATCTTGGATACGAGCAGCGCCAGGTCGTATCCGGCATTGCCAAGTTCTACACGCCGGAGGAGCTGGTGGGGCGCAAGGTGATCTGCATCGTGAACCTGAAGCCGGTGAAGCTGCGCGGTGAGCTGTCGCAGGGGATGATTCTGGCAGCGTCTAAGGGCGAGCAGCTGACTATCGCTACGGTGCCGGACAGCATGCCGAATGGAGCCATTGTGAAATAA
- a CDS encoding metal ABC transporter permease, with product MDILFSDFFQRALAGGLMIGITAPLIGVFLVLRRLSMIGDTLAHVTIAGVALGFLTGFYPLGAGLIFAVIASFAIEKLRKAYKSYAELSIAIIMSGGVALASLFFTLGKGYNADVMSYLFGSIYTLNNTDLIVVGIVTIAVVLVVTLFFKEFFLLSFEEDAASVSGLPVKLLNMLITVLTALVISTAIKIVGSLLVSALLTIPVAVSLLLSRSFKSSVMLSVIIAEIAVVGGLVIAGVWNLAPGATIVLLLIALLTLTLIGKKGLPA from the coding sequence TTGGATATCCTATTTAGTGATTTTTTCCAGCGGGCACTGGCCGGCGGCCTGATGATCGGCATCACCGCACCGCTGATCGGCGTGTTTCTGGTGCTGCGGCGCCTGTCGATGATCGGGGATACGCTGGCACATGTAACGATTGCCGGGGTGGCGCTGGGCTTCCTGACCGGTTTTTATCCGCTGGGTGCGGGGCTGATCTTTGCCGTAATCGCCTCATTTGCGATTGAAAAGCTGCGTAAGGCGTATAAAAGCTACGCTGAGCTGTCGATTGCGATCATCATGTCGGGCGGGGTGGCGCTGGCCTCACTGTTCTTCACGCTGGGCAAAGGGTATAATGCAGATGTGATGAGCTACCTGTTCGGCAGCATCTATACGCTGAATAATACAGACTTGATTGTAGTGGGGATTGTAACGATTGCAGTGGTCCTTGTGGTAACCCTGTTCTTCAAAGAGTTCTTCCTGCTCAGCTTCGAGGAGGATGCGGCCAGTGTCAGCGGACTGCCGGTGAAGCTGCTGAATATGCTGATTACTGTACTTACAGCGCTTGTGATCAGCACGGCGATCAAGATTGTCGGCTCGCTGCTGGTGTCAGCGCTACTGACCATTCCGGTAGCGGTCAGCCTGCTGCTGTCCCGCAGCTTCAAATCCTCGGTGATGCTCTCGGTAATCATAGCTGAAATTGCAGTTGTGGGCGGTCTGGTGATTGCCGGAGTATGGAACCTCGCACCAGGGGCAACGATTGTGCTGCTGCTGATTGCCCTGTTAACCTTGACGCTAATCGGCAAAAAGGGCCTGCCCGCCTAA
- a CDS encoding metal ABC transporter solute-binding protein, Zn/Mn family — protein sequence MFQNRMNKGLLLAAAMIMLLMLTACGPKSSGSIVEDKVNVITTFYPIYEFTSEIGGEDINAINLLPVGVEPHDWTPRSQDIVNTSKAQLFLYNGAGLEGWVPNFLKSLDSDSKVKSVEVSHGVDLIMTDEEDGHNHGGEDEHAHEDEAAADSLHTDPHTWVSPKSALVMAKNIKESLQSVDPEHSAGYEERYQKLADRLTELDSKFTAELGKLPNKEIVVSHQAFSYLARDYGLSQHAIMGLSPDAEPRGQDLLDLAALVKEEKIRYIFFEELVSDKLAKTLAGEAGVETMVLNPVEGLTEAQEKNGDNYFTLMEKNLQNLILALQ from the coding sequence ATGTTTCAGAACCGTATGAATAAAGGGCTGCTGCTTGCAGCTGCCATGATAATGCTGCTGATGCTTACGGCATGCGGACCGAAGAGCAGCGGAAGTATTGTAGAGGACAAGGTTAATGTTATTACTACTTTTTATCCGATATATGAATTCACCAGTGAAATCGGCGGGGAAGATATCAACGCAATTAATCTGCTTCCGGTTGGCGTAGAGCCCCATGACTGGACGCCGCGCAGCCAGGACATCGTCAATACATCCAAAGCGCAGCTGTTCCTCTATAATGGCGCCGGACTGGAAGGCTGGGTTCCTAATTTCCTGAAGAGCCTCGACAGTGACAGCAAAGTGAAGTCGGTGGAAGTCAGCCATGGGGTTGATTTGATTATGACGGACGAAGAGGACGGGCATAATCATGGCGGTGAAGACGAACATGCCCATGAAGACGAAGCGGCAGCCGACAGTCTGCATACAGATCCCCATACCTGGGTAAGCCCGAAATCGGCGCTCGTGATGGCGAAGAATATTAAGGAAAGCCTGCAGTCTGTTGATCCTGAGCATTCAGCTGGCTATGAAGAGCGTTACCAGAAGCTTGCTGACCGTCTGACAGAGCTGGACAGCAAGTTTACCGCAGAACTGGGCAAGCTGCCTAATAAGGAGATTGTCGTGTCTCATCAGGCTTTCTCTTATCTGGCGCGTGATTATGGCTTGTCCCAGCATGCGATTATGGGCTTATCCCCGGATGCCGAGCCGCGCGGGCAGGATCTGCTCGACCTGGCGGCACTAGTGAAGGAAGAGAAGATCCGGTATATATTCTTCGAGGAGCTCGTATCGGATAAGCTGGCCAAAACCTTAGCCGGTGAAGCCGGTGTGGAGACGATGGTCCTGAATCCTGTAGAGGGGCTGACCGAAGCCCAGGAGAAGAACGGGGACAATTATTTCACGCTGATGGAGAAAAATTTGCAAAATCTGATTCTGGCCTTACAATAA
- a CDS encoding transposase, translated as MGEKRQRYNEEYKKQTVKFIQEQTKSLGDIAQELDIPKSTLHQWMGQYRELKNEPVASMDRVRELEAELQEMRRQLQEKDTQLADTEEELAIVKKAVHIFSKPRN; from the coding sequence ATGGGAGAAAAACGACAACGGTACAACGAAGAATATAAGAAGCAAACGGTGAAGTTCATTCAAGAACAGACGAAGAGCTTAGGGGACATCGCGCAAGAGCTGGACATTCCGAAAAGTACGCTGCACCAGTGGATGGGGCAATACCGGGAGCTAAAGAATGAACCGGTCGCAAGTATGGATCGGGTACGGGAACTCGAAGCCGAGCTCCAAGAGATGCGCCGTCAGCTTCAGGAGAAAGACACTCAACTTGCTGACACGGAGGAAGAACTAGCGATCGTAAAAAAAGCAGTGCACATCTTCAGCAAACCAAGGAACTAA